Proteins from one Podospora pseudoanserina strain CBS 124.78 chromosome 1, whole genome shotgun sequence genomic window:
- a CDS encoding hypothetical protein (COG:P; EggNog:ENOG503NYPV), with protein MADLLRHHRHHAPGAGEIPVPHGPSTGDEHEHYPKSVSMDQQHAIFSYLTHPDDCYTPEGTYWADLPLKERVKFVNNVQNKEAWEEVKAIGRMMKEDPLSPVSWYWTNAVLPGAGLGLEGYVLFSIGNLEPLFRSTWPQCWGKNATECSANWVASVTYLEVIGIMVGQMAVGVIGDWIGRRWGLIQDAAIMFVGLLMITASWGLDLNGWVICYAWSLSFYGFGVGGEYPITATSSMENAVSAGKLSTREDRLHRGRKVTMAFLMQGWGQFFNQALLIILLLIFHHGDGNPPYGTTTTQWLWRVSFAIPAVGTLWLVYHRAYKMPHAGRQLAAVKKKSNVTGYDVDSLRLACNIFGGRLLATAGTWFCNDVFFYGNKLFQAQFIAVLSGPTESVMTGWIWNLYNVIVSLVGYYLASILIDNKFYGRKMMQQVGFLMCFIMFVVPAFNYEYYTSPAGIKAFQAMYFLSSFFNQFGPNSVTFLVAGEVFPTPIRASAHGFSACIGKAGALLASVLYNYIDTQTKFYVVPWFGLAGMLLTWLFLPDTTGLDLKEQERRWAYIRAGRDQDYHGIAVHPKHLSLWERLRGVGKNYNPELDRRQKIEDIREEWEGKERARAQKEAGGDATGMDDLSDDEWTDEVHHYFRNTREPSEKERAAAVTGKGGEIMMTPASISTPSSAAMTEKGDEEKPGSSSASSAR; from the exons ATGGccgacctcctccgtcaccatcgtcaccacgCCCCCGGGGCGGGAGAGATCCCTGTCCCCCACGGCCCCTCCACCGGCGACGAGCACGAACACTACCCCAAATCCGTCAGCATGGACCAGCAACATGCCATCTTCTCGTACCTCACCCACCCGGACGACTGCTACACCCCCGAGGGGACGTACTGGGCCGACCTCCCACTCAAGGAGCGGGTCAAGTTTGTGAACAATGTGCAGAACAAGGAGGCCTGGGAGGAAGTCAAGGCGATAGGCAGGATGATGAAGGAGGATCCGCTGAGCCCGGTGTCGTGGTACTGGACGAATGCGGTGCTGCCTGGTGCCGGGCTGGGATTGGAGGGTTATGTGTTGTTCAGTATTGGGAATTTGGAGCCGCTGTTCAGATCTACCTGGCCGCAGTGCTGGGGGAAGAACGCGACCGAGTGCAGCGCCAACTGGGTTGCTTCGGTGACGTATTTGGAGGTTATTGGTATTATGGTTGGCCAGATGGCTGTGGGGGTTATTGGAGATTGGATTGGCAGACGATGGGGGTTGATTCAGGATGCTGCGATCATGTTTGTGGGTTTGCTGATGATCACGGCGAGTTGGGGCCTGGATCTCAATGGCTGGGTTATCTGCTATGCTTGGAGTTTGTCCTTCTATG GtttcggtgttggtggtgaatatCCTATTACTGCTACTTCATCGATGGAAAACGCGGTTTCCGCCGGCAAGCTGTCTACGAGAGAGGACCGTCTTCACCGCGGACGCAAGGTCACCATGGCCTTTTTGATGCAAGGTTGGGGTCAGTTTTTCAACCAGGCTTTGCTGATCATTCTCCTCCTGATTTTCCACCACGGCGACGGCAACCCGCCCTACGGCACAACGACCACCCAATGGCTTTGGCGCGTGTCGTTTGCCATCCCTGCTGTCGGTACGCTATGGCTTGTGTACCACCGTGCCTACAAGATGCCGCACGCGGGCCGCCAGCTCGCagctgtcaagaagaagagcaacgTCACAGGTTACGATGTAGATTCCCTCCGCCTTGCCTGCAACATCTTTGGCGGTCGTTTGCTTGCCACCGCTGGCACATGGTTCTGCAACGACGTCTTCTTCTACGGCAACAAGCTTTTCCAGGCTCAGTTTATCGCTGTCTTGAGCGGGCCGACTGAGTCCGTCATGACTGGATGGATTTGGAACTTGTACAACGTCATTGTATCGCTTGTTGGGTACTATCTCGCCTCTATCCTCATCGACAACAAGTTCTATGGCCGCAAGATGATGCAGCAGGTCGGTTTCTTGATGTGCTTCATCATGTTCGTCGTCCCCGCCTTCAACTACGAATATTATACCTCTCCGGCCGGTATCAAGGCGTTTCAGGCCATGTACTTCCTCTCGAGTTTCTTCAACCAATTCGGTCCCAACAGCGTCACTTTCCTCGTGGCTGGCGAGGTCTTCCCTACGCCCATCCGCGCCTCTGCCCACGGCTTCAGCGCTTGCATCGGCAAGGCTGGTGCTTTGCTTGCTTCAGTTCTGTACAACTACATTGACACTCAGACAAAGTTCTATGTCGTTCCATGGTTCGGTCTCGCGGGTATGCTTCTTACCTGGCTTTTCCTTCCTGACACCACCGGCCTCGATCTTAAGGAGCAAGAGCGTCGCTGGGCCTACATCCGCGCCGGTCGCGACCAGGATTACCATGGCATTGCCGTTCACCCCAAGCACCTGTCTCTCTGGGAGCGGTTGAGAGGTGTAGGCAAGAACTACAACCCTGAGCTGGACCGCAGGCAGAAGATTGAGGACATTCgtgaggagtgggagggcaAGGAAAGAGCTCGTGCCCAGAAGGAGGCGGGTGGTGATGCGACTGGGATGGATGATTTGAGTGACGATGAGTGGACAGATGAGGTGCATCATTACTTCAGAAACACCCGGGAGCCatcggagaaggagagagctGCGGCTGTTACTGGCAAGGGTGGAGAGATCATGATGACACCGGCGAGCATTTCGACGCCTTCGAGTGCGGCCATGACCGAGaagggtgatgaggagaagcCTGGTTCTTCATCTGCGTCGTCGGCGAGGTAG
- a CDS encoding hypothetical protein (COG:K; EggNog:ENOG503NZ76) has protein sequence MGDPPATPTSASVDASPSIASSSSSNIRKERGAIAAQACDTCRSRKQRCDEQRPKCGTCQKFRLECNYREPVPTKKDKTLVEILERLKGLDDRLLNLETKVDDLSHRGSAGPSALGFPHLQAPDYASQAGAAMIDPALTAAPFNLQHDLSRNAPVGQDQYKYVSSVHQMLGWPAVQQLFASIQARLPHVNFSSLERDGVSHMLGVHRPESQGLPSEGTMRTERSPGLLTTLTWENVRMWSQAYFDTTNLFYPILDRQSFMQETLPSLYRSGFSNSISSTIALLVFALGEVSLEGREGPPVHVYNGRASGVKGGSKAQPPGLALFNEARSRMGFDLTECSLENVQIFALASAYYGSCFYPMDFWRMTASTSLALQALITSNPGELSSPRADLIRRAFWHCSILETSLNLELGFPLTGLERMENTVGLPTFSGPFCEDDVISNQQSHFQEHFASQIVLRRLLVGFHHALSNTPMSAQLGGVPTPFTSANNSPGLSQITIQQLALQLEQWRGMLPPHLRWQEDCPGAFPSNTTDMFGGSTHTPASTPISPSMSHTSQPSSLPAVSTPAPPLMYSTDLDSPPAQYPYVLDVQVALLRSRYYYTKYLLHRPFLYKALHYPDSVTQDDALGAAQCLKASLKWPVAMSPTCKHKRLVPCMFFFTQNFFGILLLLHLSTTVPLLRRIRSTLCGERFEMDARETVGLYLDWLRDLKPIDGGTAWHWEVVRVIYGLEGG, from the exons ATGGGCGACCCTCCAGCAACACCGACATCAGCCTCCGTCGATGCCAGCCCCTCGATAGCATCCTCATCCAGTTCCAATATCAGAAAGGAGAGAGGCGCCATCGCCGCACAG GCATGCGATACCTGCCGCAGTCGAAAGCAACGATGCGATGAACAGCGTCCCAAATGTGGCACCTGTCAAAAGTTCAGGCTCGAATGCAACTATCGAGAGCCCGTTCCCACCAA GAAAGACAAGACTCTAGTGGAGATTCTCGAACGGTTGAAGGGCCTCGATGATCGGTTGCTGAACTTGGAAACGAAAGTGGACGATTTAAGCCATCGGGGAAGCGCCGGCCCTTCCGCCCTTGGCTTCCCCCATCTTCAGGCACCCGACTATGCCAGTCAGGCTGGAGCTGCGATGATTGACCCAGCGCTGACAGCAGCACCATTTAACTTGCAGCACGATTTGTCTCGAAACGCACCGGTGGGTCAGGACCAGTACAAATATGTTTCCTCTGTTCACCAGATGCTAGGCTGGCCAGCGGTACAGCAGCTGTTTGCTTCGATCCAGGCGCGGTTGCCACACGTTAACTTCTCCTCGCTGGAGCGCGATGGAGTCTCGCACATGCTAGGAGTCCATCGCCCAGAGTCACAAGGGCTGCCTTCCGAAGGCACCATGCGCACTGAGCGTTCGCCTGGGCTTCTGACGACCTTGACCTGGGAAAACGTTCGGATGTGGAGCCAGGCTTACTTCGACACTACCAACCTCTTTTACCCTATTCTAGATCGCCAGTCCTTCATGCAGGAGACTTTGCCATCCCTTTACAGGAGCGGCTTCAGCAACTCGATATCCTCGACCATCGCCCTGCTGGTATTCGCTCTCGGGGAGGTATCGCtagaaggaagagaagggccACCTGTGCACGTTTACAACGGACGAGCGAGTGGGGTGAAAGGGGGCTCGAAAGCGCAACCCCCTGGGCTTGCTTTGTTCAACGAGGCGAGAAGCAGAATGGGGTTTGATCTCACGGAGTGCAGTCTGGAAAACGTTCAGATATTCGCCCTCGCAAG TGCATATTATGGGAGCTGCTTCTATCCGATG GACTTTTGGAGAATGACTGCCTCCACCTCTTTGGCACTTCAGGCTCTCATAACCAG CAACCCCGGAGAGCTATCCTCACCGAGGGCGGACCTGATCAGGAGAGCATTTTGGCATTGCTCTATCTTGGAGAC TTCTCTCAATCTCGAGCTGGGGTTCCCGCTAACAGGTCttgagaggatggagaacACTGTAGGACTTCCGACTTTTAGCGGTCCTTTCTGTGAAGACGATGTCATCAGCAACCAACAGTCTCATTTCCAAGAGCATTTCGCCTCTCAGATTGTCCTGAGGCGGCTACTGGTGGGATTTCACCACGCCCTCAGCAACA caccaatgTCCGCCCAGTTAGGCGGTGTTCCCACCCCCTTTACTTCGGCAAACAACAGCCCTGGCCTTAGCCAGATTACGATCCAGCAGCTGGCCCTTCAACTGGAACAATGGCGCGGCatgctccctcctcaccttcgCTGGCAAGAGGATTGCCCAGGAGCCTTCCCCAGCAATACTACCGACATGTTCGGCGGCAGCACCCACACCCCAGCCAGCACGCCCATCTCCCCGTCCATGTCTCACACCAgtcaaccatcatcactaCCAGCGGTATcgacaccagcaccaccactgaTGTACTCCACCGATCTCGACTCCCCTCCGGCTCAATACCCCTACGTCCTCGACGTCCAAGTCGCGCTTCTCCGCTCTCGTTATTACTACACCAAatacctcctccaccgtccctTCCTCTACAAAGCTCTCCACTACCCCGACAGCGTGACCCAAGACGACGCCCTGGGCGCAGCCCAGTGCCTCAAGGCCTCGCTGAAATGGCCAGTGGCAATGTCCCCCACATGCAAGCACAAGCGGCTCGTGCCCTGTAtgttcttcttcacccagAACTTCTTTGGTATCTTGCTGTTATTGCATCTGAGCACGACGGTGCcgctgttgaggaggataagaagCACGCTTTGCGGCGAGAGGTTTGAGATGGACgcgagggagacggtggGTTTGTATCTCGACTGGTTGAGGGACTTGAAGCCTATCGACGGGGGGACGGCGTGGCactgggaggtggtgagggttatTTATGGTCTGGAGGGCGGTTAG
- a CDS encoding hypothetical protein (COG:S; EggNog:ENOG503P3JK): MASTQKPTIVHVNGAWHTPSSMTKLITSLRTLDYEVHCPRLTSVNGARPPNSSLATDSELLRSYVSSLVEAGREVVIVMHSYGGKVGTNALHGLSREARSKKGLGGGIVQLIYVCAFALAEGQSMAALIAEFGHEESMPVVFNIDEDGGLSFRDAKGPLIGDDLGESNEEEVQAYLDSLVSVWNGLCTRDTVTGPAAWKENPVAYVYCTKDNMVPFEYQKSLVANIEKEGREVKTFVLETGHCPNVTATKQLVGVIDEVIVGAN; the protein is encoded by the coding sequence atggcTTCAACTCAAAAGCCAACCATTGTGCATGTCAACGGCGCTTGGCACACACCGTCATCAATGACTAAACTCATCACTTCCCTTCGAACCCTCGACTACGAAGTCCATTGTCCTCGCCTGACGTCGGTGAACGGCGCACGGCCTCCCAATTCTAGCCTAGCTACTGACTCCGAGCTTCTTCGGTCGTACGTCTCCAGCCTTGTTGAGGCAGGTCGCGAAGTCGTCATCGTTATGCACTCATATGGAGGCAAAGTAGGCACCAACGCTCTGCATGGGCTCAGCCGTGAAGCCCGCTCAAAGAAGGGACTTGGAGGCGGCATTGTCCAACTGATCTATGTCTGTGCTTTTGCGCTAGCTGAGGGGCAATCCATGGCAGCGCTTATTGCAGAGTTCGGGCATGAAGAGTCGATGCCTGTTGTATTTAATAtcgacgaggatggcgggCTCAGTTTCCGGGATGCGAAGGGACCACTTATTGGGGATGATCTCGGCGAGTCaaacgaggaagaggtgcAAGCGTATCTCGACTCACTAGTGTCGGTTTGGAATGGACTTTGTACGAGGGATACCGTTACAGGTCCGGCTGCTTGGAAAGAAAACCCGGTTGCCTATGTCTATTGCACGAAAGACAACATGGTGCCATTTGAATACCAGAAGTCATTGGTGGCGAATAtcgagaaggaagggagggaagtAAAGACGTTTGTTTTGGAAACTGGTCATTGTCCCAACGTCACGGCCACAAAGCAGCTGGTGGGCGTGATTGATGAGGTCATTGTGGGAGCAAACTGA